In Vespa crabro chromosome 7, iyVesCrab1.2, whole genome shotgun sequence, a single window of DNA contains:
- the LOC124425382 gene encoding UDP-glucuronosyltransferase 2B14-like produces MKKKMMFILTYIWICSSIFFVDFIHGSTLTAPPLSVLVIGFENGYDLSLIANTLSDQGIDVTLVIPENIADDLHENLIDVEVYHLKDPHEKSIYPEDNALKFCESLFNDQELSQKVQEFRATITLFPPLRHDGCLLPWIKSIDSIPVILTRNAYEEVYAFERTGVALPILKGSFWRRIFMNFAWRSTSSNIQSNYVTPAFHIAKKYLTNLELSQDNLYSDVRLVLWGADSILRMDFASLTQMLVEIGCHHCRGSQPLPGELQKLLIQYRLGSIVVLLEEYYKSFIEEIAKKLSQGRQGQAVVWKIQESIFDEEKKLPENLYLWQNVDRQDLIGNGRTRLVLSHCTDMELLEIAFHGSPVICFPRDKQESKNAARAIELGFAHLIDDNNDRRSFTSEDITNFINTINTSMDYREKARRISVAIRDRLNPASDRLVYWLRYVARTKGDRERFLVASSNVNTLYEDFQFFLGLCTGIIVGVLLAGISFLFRYMLMSEKMRKSKGRYQR; encoded by the exons atgaaaaaaaaaatgatgttcATTTTAACGTACATTTGGATTTgttcatcaatttttttcgtCGATTTCATTCATGGCTCAACTTTAACGGCACCACCTTTGTCAGTTTTGGTTATTGGTTTTGAAAATGGTTACGATCTTTCCTTAATCGCAAACACACTTTCGGATCAGGGTATCGACGTGACATTGGTTATACCTGAAAATATCGCTGACGATCTTCATGAGAATCTTATTGACGTTGAAGTTTATCATTTAAAGGATCCTCACGAGAAGTCCATTTATCCGGAGGACAATGCATTGAAATTCTGTGAGAGTTTATTCAACGATCAAGAATTGTCGCAAAAGGTACAAGAATTTCGAGCGACGATTACATTGTTTCCTCCTTTGAG GCACGATGGATGTTTGTTACCATGgatcaaatcgatcgattctatACCTGTTATATTAACTAGAAATGCTTATGAAGAAGTTTATGCCTTTGAACGTACCGGCGTGGCTTTGCCAATTTTAAAGGGTAGTTTTTGGCGTagaatatttatgaattttgCATGGCGATCGACATCGTCTAATATTCAAAGCAATTATGTTACACCGGCTTTTCATATAGCTAAAAAGTATTTAACGAATTTAGAGTTAAGTCAAGATAATCTATATTCAGATGTACGTTTAGTATTATGGGGTGCAGATTCTATTTTACGAATGGACTTTGCTTCTTTAACGCAAATGTTAGTTGAG ATTGGATGTCATCATTGTAGAGGATCACAGCCTTTACCAGGAGAACTTCAAAAGTTACTCATTCAATATAGACTTGGTTCTATTGTTGTACTTTTGGaggaatattataaatcattcaTAGAAGAGATTGCTAAGAAATTGTCACAGGGTAGACAGGGACAAGCAGTGGTATGGAAAATTCAAGAATCAATTTttgacgaagagaaaaaacttCCGGAAAATCTTTATCTCTGGCAAAACGTTGATAGACAAGATCTCATAG gTAATGGTCGAACGCGTTTAGTTTTGAGTCATTGCACTGATAtggaattattagaaattgcCTTTCATGGTTCTCCTGTAATATGTTTTCCAAGGGATAAACAGGAATCTAAAAATGCTGCACGTGCCATCGAATTAGGTTTCGCACATttaatcgatgataataacgatcgacGATCTTTTACCAGTGAGGATATAACTAATTTCATCAATACGATTAATACGTCAATGGATTATCGTGAAAAAGCTAGAAGAATTTCTGTAGCTATACGTGACAGATTAAATCCAGCATCGGATAGATTAGTTTATTGGCTTCGTTATGTCGCCAGGACGAAAGGTGATCGGGAAAGATTTCTCGTTGCATCTTCGAACGTAAACACCCTTTACGAAgattttcaattctttcttGGTCTTTGCACGGGAATTATCGTAGGTGTTTTATTGGCTGGCATCAGTTTTTTATTCCGATATATGCTAATGTCAGAAAAAATGCGGAAATCAAAGGGAAGATATCaacgttaa
- the LOC124425383 gene encoding nuclear pore glycoprotein p62, with protein sequence MNFGFDPSKTQGNAATTTNVATPTGFSFGFAGAGDANKQVTSGLTVTPVQNKPGGFFGSGITTPGQSTSFTFGNTPNTSAPTIGATITPVTGFGVSTLASSTASASTPSTVVPTGFNLQSTPTVLTGTEGAQTSATTGISFGTPSSVPSSTTGFNIGGTITTATTTTTPIFTFGNPTTTTPTVTGLSQDAAKTSTIQTGFTPTPFTTAGFGLTNTPAATTATVFSLNTATTTSAASIFSIGTTASSTTGFMLNKTTSVTAPSNVATVTTHTTLGTTTTVSSSANAIQPGAINFCQLEESINKWTLELEEQEKVFVNQATQVNAWDKLLITNGEKIVTLNQEVERVKLEQQQLEHELDYVVGQQKELQDCLVPLEKELASLSVSDPEREYTYRLAENIDTQLKQMSEDLKEIIEHLNEANRVQDSSDPIVQIGKILNAHMNSLQWLDQRTALLTQKIQQIDQMHQNFRQENERSFNLAYN encoded by the exons atgaattttggATTTGATCCTTCAAAAACTCAAGGCAATGCCGCAACTACGACGAATGTGGCCACACCAACAG gCTTCTCATTTGGCTTTGCCGGAGCTGGTGATGCAAATAAACAAGTAACATCCGGGTTAACAGTAACACCAGTTCAAAATAAACCTGGTGGTTTTTTTGGATCTGGAATAACTACTCCAGGTCAAAGTACAAGTTTTACTTTTGGTAATACACCAAATACTTCTGCACCTACTATTGGAGCGACAATTACTCCAGTTACTGGATTTGGTGTATCTACATTGGCTAGTTCTACAGCAAGTGCTAGTACTCCTAGTACTGTGGTACCTACAGGATTTAATCTACAGAGTACACCTACAGTACTTACAGGTACCGAAGGTGCGCAAACCTCTGCAACAACTGGTATAAGTTTCGGAACACCAAGTTCTGTGCCATCTAGCACTACTGGATTTAATATTGGTGGTACTATAACTACCGCaacaactactactacaccTATTTTTACTTTTGGAAACCCAACTACAACAACACCCACCGTGACAGGATTGTCTCAAGATGCAGCAAAAACATCTACAATACAAACAGGATTTACGCCCACACCATTCACTACAGCAGGATTTGGACTAACTAATACACCTGCTGCTACCACAGCTACAGTATTTTCTTTAAACACAGCGACAACAACTTCAGCTGCGTCCATCTTTTCAATTGGTACAACCGCATCAAGCACTACTGGTTTTATGCTGAATAAAACTACATCTGTTACTGCACCTTCAAATGTTGCAACTGTCACTACTCATACCACTTTAGGAACTACAACCAC AGTTAGTTCATCTGCCAATGCTATACAGCCAGGAGCTATTAACTTCTGTCAGCTTGAAGAGTCCATTAACAAATGGACATTAGAATtggaagaacaagaaaaagtatttgtaAATCAGGCAACACAAGTTAATGCATGGGACAAATTACTTATAACCAATGGAGAAAAAATAGTAACTTTAAATCAGGAAGTTGAAAGAGTTAAGCttgaacaacaacaattagaACATGAATTAGATTATGTC GTTGGCCAGCAAAAAGAATTACAAGATTGTTTGGTACCACTTGAAAAAGAATTGGCATCATTATCTGTCTCAGATCCAGAAAGAGAGTATACTTATCGTCTGGCAGAAAATATTGATACTCAATTAAAACAAATGTCAGAAgatttaaaagagataatagaaCATTTAAACGAAGCCAATCGAGTTCAAGATTCTAGTGATCCAATTGTACAGATCGGCAAGATTTTAAATGCACATATGAACAGTTTACAATGGCTTGATCAAAGAACAGCTCTTCTAACTCAAAAAATACAACAGATCGATCAAATGCATCAAAACTTCAGACAAGAAAACGAACGAAGTTTTAATTTAgcatataattaa
- the LOC124425386 gene encoding checkpoint protein HUS1 encodes MKFRCRMIDLTAMRDFTNIVTIISKISKQCILRLTTDEISFNIGYDNIPVLWAELSQSHFFTEYIMSGVSEEQNEIYLEFESSMLARSLSSLRLQSKSVKIKLTNKLQPCLTFEIELSSSNVESRQCVHDVPVRVVPRKEWTAYKVPDISEFDISIDMPQLKYLRNIVERMKNMSSHLTLTADKTGMFILRVETDSANVSTHFQGLQVWSSGQTEDNFAISATIDVKKLLTFLSWDIVHPNSVRCNILENKIVNLFLDLAGYLKVRYFVPAIAI; translated from the exons ATGAAATTTAGATGCAGAATGATAGACCTTACAGCTATGCGAGATTTTACTA ATATTGTCACTATCATTTCAAAGATATCGAAACAATGTATTTTACGATTAACTACGGACgaaatttctttcaatatcGGTTATGATAATATACCCGTTTTATGGGCAGAATTATCTCAAAGTCATTTTTTTACTGAATATATCATGAGTGGCGTTTCTGaagaacaaaatgaaatttatttagaatttgAATCGTCAATGCTCGCTAGGAGTTTAAGTTCTCTTCGTTTACAGTCAAAGagtgtaaaaattaaattaacaaacaAACTACAACCTTGTCTCAcgtttgaaattgaattatcaTCTTCGAACGTGGAATCAAgacaatgtgttcacgatgtGCCAGTAAGAGTTGTGCCACGAAAAGAATGGACCGCTTACAAAGTTCCTGATATATCAGAATTTGAT ATATCCATAGATATGCCACAACTTAAATATTTACGTAATATcgtagaaagaatgaaaaacatGAGTTCACATTTAACATTAACAGCCGATAAAACTGGTATGTTTATATTAAGAGTAGAAACCGATAGTGCGAATGTGTCGACACACTTTCAAGGATTACAGGTTTGGTCTAGTGGTCAAACTGAAGACAATTTTGCAATATCTGCTACGATAgatgtaaaaaaattgttaaccTTTTTATCTTGGGACATTGTTCATCCCAATTCCGTAAGATGTAATatattggaaaataaaatagtgaatttatttttagatttagCAGGATATTTGAAAGTTCGCTATTTTGTTCCTGCGATtgcgatataa